One region of Rhodocaloribacter litoris genomic DNA includes:
- a CDS encoding helix-turn-helix transcriptional regulator, with protein MPRVPRSSPSGPQLWRLQKLLEWLRTGRRLTQALAAEAFEVSSRTIASDLEYLRQIGVPLTFDRRKRSYVLTEPFGNLPILSLTRTEFAAFLVARHALDALGDTAHADLLERVMERLSDHLPETIRVEPETLSRTIRFERGPGPATPLPYLEALSEAIASQRVVRMRYYSNSRGQETERDVEPYHLLSYQGRGYLIAYCRLRQAMRDFRVDRIQAFEIRNEVFVRDATFDLDAYLGPAFGMHRGERRYAVHIRFSPYQARWIREERWHESQMMFMRPDGSLDLHMEVAGLADVARWVLSYGGEAEVISPPELRHRIAREARRMAALYAGVGTLDESRHP; from the coding sequence ATGCCAAGGGTTCCCCGCTCCTCCCCATCGGGACCACAACTCTGGCGACTTCAGAAACTGCTCGAATGGCTTCGCACGGGTCGTCGTCTGACCCAGGCTCTGGCCGCCGAAGCGTTCGAAGTATCCTCCCGCACCATTGCCAGCGATCTCGAATACCTGCGGCAGATCGGGGTCCCGCTGACCTTTGACCGACGGAAACGGTCCTACGTGCTGACGGAGCCTTTCGGCAACCTGCCGATCCTGTCCCTGACTCGCACCGAGTTCGCCGCCTTTCTCGTGGCCCGCCATGCCCTGGACGCCCTGGGAGACACCGCGCATGCCGATCTGCTCGAACGGGTGATGGAGCGCCTGTCCGATCACCTGCCCGAAACGATCCGCGTCGAGCCGGAGACGCTCTCGCGTACGATCCGCTTCGAACGCGGGCCGGGACCGGCCACCCCGTTGCCCTACCTGGAGGCCCTTTCGGAAGCCATTGCAAGCCAGCGCGTCGTTCGGATGCGCTACTATTCGAACAGCCGGGGCCAGGAAACCGAGCGTGACGTGGAACCCTACCACCTGCTCTCTTACCAGGGCCGGGGCTACCTGATCGCCTACTGTCGCCTGCGGCAGGCCATGCGCGACTTTCGCGTCGACCGGATACAAGCCTTCGAAATACGAAACGAGGTGTTCGTCCGGGATGCAACGTTCGACCTGGACGCCTACCTGGGTCCCGCCTTCGGTATGCACCGGGGCGAACGTCGCTACGCCGTCCACATTCGTTTCTCTCCCTATCAAGCCCGCTGGATCCGCGAAGAACGCTGGCACGAGAGCCAGATGATGTTCATGCGCCCGGATGGCAGTCTGGACCTCCACATGGAGGTAGCCGGCCTGGCCGACGTGGCCCGCTGGGTGCTCTCCTACGGCGGCGAGGCCGAAGTCATCTCACCGCCGGAGCTGCGCCACCGCATCGCCCGTGAGGCCCGGCGCATGGCCGCCCTCTATGCCGGCGTCGGAACCCTCGACGAATCCCGTCACCCCTGA
- the cas5c gene encoding type I-C CRISPR-associated protein Cas5c, with protein sequence MPDYTPVRVKVWGEYACFTRPEMKVERVTYDVMTPSAARGILEAIFWKPEFEWRVQCIHVLRPIRRISLLRNEVNTKASERAAKGWAESGGGYFTDLDRTQRHTLALRDVAYLIEADVHLRTRTGDAHPAKYRDQFRRRVARGQCFHHPYLGCREFSAGFAEPDGTEQPIDRTEDLGRMLFDLRYGDDGRGHPLFFRARLERGVLHVPQELYDPR encoded by the coding sequence ATGCCCGATTACACACCGGTCCGCGTGAAGGTCTGGGGCGAATACGCCTGCTTCACCCGCCCAGAGATGAAGGTCGAGCGCGTGACGTACGACGTGATGACCCCCTCGGCCGCGCGCGGCATCCTGGAGGCCATCTTCTGGAAGCCCGAGTTTGAATGGCGCGTGCAGTGCATCCACGTCCTCCGGCCCATCCGCCGCATCTCCCTGCTCCGCAACGAGGTCAACACGAAGGCCTCCGAGCGCGCGGCGAAAGGCTGGGCCGAGAGCGGCGGCGGCTACTTCACCGACCTCGACCGCACCCAGCGGCACACGCTCGCCCTCCGCGATGTGGCTTACCTCATCGAGGCCGACGTGCACCTGCGCACCCGCACGGGCGACGCGCACCCGGCCAAGTACCGCGACCAGTTCCGCCGCCGCGTCGCCCGCGGGCAATGCTTCCACCACCCCTACCTGGGCTGCCGCGAGTTCAGCGCCGGCTTCGCAGAGCCCGACGGCACGGAGCAGCCCATCGACCGCACCGAGGACCTCGGGCGCATGCTCTTCGACCTTCGCTACGGCGACGACGGACGCGGCCACCCCTTGTTTTTCCGCGCCCGCCTCGAACGCGGCGTGCTCCACGTCCCGCAGGAACTGTACGATCCACGTTGA
- a CDS encoding multicopper oxidase family protein encodes MRNKSARWGGVAALLGWLVLVPGARGGVSFPDGPCDDRPGGPDPAGTDLYCIELVPVPALRAVRARLELGWAGSPFTVAVDAAGTFRYRLTAHVEGLPDPSTLGPYTAYVAWATTPVLDPVVKLGTVHNGRVPLGEVAFNKFLILVTAEASADVTARAGRLVLRGRSPSSLMEVHDLMSTAPAVLIPPATEARAGHGHEHGHTSGWTMPPMPAGQPMMPGMRGLTPQVAPFLPGAAGAVPEAVPRRLVTLADGDTLHLEAGLVRRTIRGRSLLMYGFNGQYPGPLLHVPERATVVVHFTNQTTWPTAIHWHGVRLDNRFDGVPGVTQEPVMPGASFTYRVFFPDAGIYWYHPHHREDVQQDLGLYGNLLVRPVRDDYFGPVHREAVLMLDDLLLGDEGLVPYGEASANFMLMGRFGNVFLVNGEPDFRLDVQRGEVVRFFLTNASNTRTFNLSFGDLPVKVVGSDVGKYEREVWAESVVIAPAERYIVEVRFPEPGTVPMLNRVQAVHHRLGRFVPEVDTLARVQVGIRPATPDYTATFERLREHADVAADLAAYRAAFDRPVDHTLILTLEVQDLPLPVRQLMRLDAVYANPVEWSETMPVMNWIATGREVRWLLRDPATGRENMDIDWRFQRGDVVKLRLINDRNAFHAMQHPVHLHGQRFLVLSVGGVPNDNLVWKDTVLLPAGATADILVDMSNPGDWMLHCHIAEHLESGMKMVFSVEE; translated from the coding sequence GTGCGTAACAAGTCCGCAAGGTGGGGGGGCGTGGCGGCCCTGCTGGGGTGGCTCGTGCTGGTGCCGGGCGCCCGGGGCGGCGTGTCCTTCCCGGACGGCCCGTGCGACGATCGTCCCGGCGGGCCGGACCCCGCCGGCACCGACCTCTACTGCATCGAGCTGGTGCCGGTGCCGGCCCTGCGGGCGGTGCGGGCCCGGCTGGAGCTGGGCTGGGCCGGCTCGCCCTTCACCGTTGCCGTCGATGCCGCCGGGACGTTCCGCTACCGGCTCACGGCCCACGTCGAGGGCCTGCCCGATCCGTCGACGCTGGGGCCGTATACCGCCTATGTGGCCTGGGCCACGACGCCCGTGCTCGATCCGGTAGTGAAACTCGGCACCGTGCACAACGGGCGCGTACCGCTGGGGGAGGTCGCCTTCAACAAGTTCCTGATTCTCGTCACGGCCGAAGCTTCGGCAGACGTCACGGCACGGGCGGGCCGGCTGGTTCTGCGCGGGCGTTCGCCGAGCAGCCTGATGGAGGTGCACGACCTCATGTCCACCGCGCCGGCGGTCCTCATCCCGCCCGCCACGGAAGCACGGGCCGGTCACGGGCACGAGCACGGTCACACGTCCGGCTGGACGATGCCGCCCATGCCGGCGGGGCAGCCGATGATGCCGGGGATGCGCGGCCTCACGCCGCAGGTGGCGCCGTTTCTGCCGGGGGCTGCGGGCGCGGTGCCGGAGGCGGTCCCACGCCGCCTGGTTACCCTGGCCGACGGCGACACCTTGCACCTGGAGGCCGGTCTCGTCCGTCGTACGATCCGCGGGCGCTCTCTGCTGATGTACGGCTTCAACGGGCAGTATCCCGGCCCGTTGCTGCACGTGCCGGAACGGGCCACCGTCGTCGTCCACTTCACCAACCAGACGACGTGGCCCACCGCCATACACTGGCACGGCGTCCGCCTCGACAACCGCTTCGACGGCGTGCCGGGCGTGACGCAGGAGCCCGTGATGCCGGGGGCGTCGTTCACCTACCGGGTCTTCTTCCCCGACGCCGGCATCTACTGGTACCACCCGCACCATCGTGAGGACGTGCAGCAGGACCTCGGCCTCTATGGCAACCTGCTCGTCCGCCCGGTCCGCGACGACTACTTCGGCCCCGTCCACCGCGAAGCCGTGCTCATGCTGGACGACCTCCTGCTCGGGGACGAAGGTCTCGTCCCCTACGGTGAGGCCTCGGCCAACTTCATGCTGATGGGGCGCTTCGGCAACGTCTTCCTCGTCAACGGCGAGCCCGACTTCCGGCTCGACGTGCAGCGTGGCGAGGTCGTCCGCTTCTTCCTGACCAATGCCTCGAACACGCGGACCTTCAACCTCTCCTTCGGTGACCTGCCCGTCAAGGTCGTCGGCTCGGACGTGGGCAAGTACGAACGGGAGGTGTGGGCGGAGAGCGTCGTCATCGCCCCGGCGGAGCGGTACATCGTCGAGGTGCGGTTCCCCGAGCCGGGCACGGTGCCGATGCTCAACCGCGTGCAGGCCGTCCACCATCGCCTCGGCCGGTTCGTCCCGGAGGTGGACACGCTCGCCCGCGTGCAGGTCGGCATCCGGCCGGCGACGCCCGATTACACCGCCACGTTCGAGCGGCTCCGCGAGCATGCCGACGTGGCCGCCGACCTGGCGGCCTACCGCGCGGCCTTCGACCGTCCCGTCGATCACACGCTGATCCTGACGCTGGAAGTGCAGGACCTGCCGCTGCCCGTCCGCCAGCTCATGCGCCTGGACGCCGTCTATGCCAATCCCGTCGAATGGAGCGAAACGATGCCCGTGATGAACTGGATCGCCACGGGCCGGGAAGTCCGATGGCTCCTGCGCGACCCCGCCACGGGCCGGGAAAACATGGATATCGACTGGCGCTTTCAACGGGGGGACGTCGTGAAGCTTCGCCTCATCAACGACCGGAACGCTTTCCATGCGATGCAGCATCCGGTCCACCTGCACGGCCAGCGTTTTCTCGTGCTCTCCGTCGGCGGCGTGCCGAACGACAACCTCGTCTGGAAAGACACGGTGCTCCTGCCCGCCGGCGCTACGGCGGATATTCTGGTGGACATGTCGAATCCGGGCGACTGGATGCTTCACTGCCACATTGCCGAACACCTGGAGTCGGGGATGAAGATGGTGTTTTCGGTGGAAGAATAG
- the cas3 gene encoding CRISPR-associated helicase Cas3', whose protein sequence is MPSPLRTPSCHARHADRPFGRSRRHPAVAARPPGRRGLPRPDVRRRLRQRGFGDWLGRWHDAGKVAPDVQAYLRGETDTPRGPDHSSAGMLEAAEVLPPLAFNVAGHHGGLVDQEHLRERIERKRSEPRVVEALARARRLLEGRVPTPGPDDLPAFVGAPDPSSHRRRLAFWTRMLHSALVDADCLDTEQHFQPEKATVRTARVDLPVLWSRFETQQRALMEGKTGPVNEVRREVYAACLARAHDAPGIFSLTAPTGAGKTRSAMAFALRHALRHGKRRVIVALPYTSIIEQNADVYRALFGDEAVLEHHSAAYSREAPGTESASERRARLAAENWDAPIIVTTTVQLLESLFANRNSRVRKLHNLAGSVLILDEVQTLPPRLLRPTLDALAHLVEAYGVTLVLSTATQPALAERPGFPGLPNVREILPDPASVFDRLRRVRYEIDVQTPWPWPRVAATLFEEAQAMVVLNTIRDAMALLDEADGRDVLHLSTLLCGAHRRVVLADVRQRLARREPVHLISTQVVEAGVDLDFPLVLRALGPLDRIIQAAGRCNREGRLDAGRVVIFDPEQGGLPLGAYKSGTSVTRTLLATDPPPDLDDPELPLRYFRLLYGNLREALDEENILDKWAAFNFEQVARAYRLIPDDTVPVVVPYDPPGRPGVRQAVLDRIRRQGQAFRPDYRALQPFLVSLRARLHEQAVAQRLCEEWVPGVWVWHGVYDDLRGLQMEFPLLDDPVI, encoded by the coding sequence ATCCCGTCACCCCTGAGAACCCCGTCATGCCATGCCCGACACGCTGATCGCCCATTCGGCCGGTCCCGACGGCACCCCGCAGTCGCTGCTCGACCACCTGGAAGGCGTGGCCTGCCGCGCCCGGACGTTCGCCGCCGCCTTCGGCAGCGCGGCTTCGGCGACTGGCTCGGCAGGTGGCACGACGCCGGCAAGGTCGCGCCCGACGTACAGGCCTACCTGCGCGGCGAAACCGACACGCCCCGCGGCCCCGACCACTCCAGCGCGGGAATGCTGGAGGCCGCCGAGGTGCTGCCACCGCTGGCCTTCAACGTGGCCGGACACCACGGCGGCCTGGTGGACCAGGAACACCTGCGGGAGCGGATCGAGAGAAAGCGTAGCGAACCCCGGGTCGTGGAGGCGCTCGCGCGAGCCCGCCGCCTGCTCGAAGGCCGGGTGCCCACGCCCGGCCCGGACGACCTGCCCGCATTCGTCGGGGCACCCGACCCCTCCTCCCACCGGCGAAGGCTGGCCTTCTGGACCCGCATGCTCCACAGCGCCCTGGTCGATGCCGACTGCCTCGACACGGAACAGCATTTCCAGCCGGAGAAGGCCACCGTCCGGACGGCCCGTGTGGACCTGCCCGTGCTCTGGTCCCGGTTCGAAACGCAGCAGCGGGCCCTGATGGAAGGCAAAACGGGGCCGGTCAACGAAGTCCGGCGGGAGGTCTATGCCGCGTGCCTGGCTCGGGCCCACGATGCCCCCGGCATCTTTTCCCTGACGGCGCCCACGGGGGCCGGCAAGACGCGCTCGGCCATGGCCTTCGCCCTGCGGCACGCCCTCCGCCACGGCAAGCGCCGCGTGATCGTCGCCCTGCCGTACACGAGCATCATCGAGCAGAACGCCGACGTGTACCGCGCGCTGTTCGGCGACGAGGCCGTGCTCGAACACCACAGCGCCGCCTACAGCCGCGAAGCGCCGGGCACCGAGTCGGCGTCGGAACGCCGGGCGCGCCTGGCCGCCGAGAACTGGGACGCCCCCATCATCGTGACGACGACCGTCCAGCTCCTCGAAAGCCTGTTCGCCAACCGGAACTCCCGCGTCCGCAAGCTGCACAACCTCGCCGGAAGCGTCCTCATCCTCGACGAGGTGCAGACCCTCCCCCCGCGCCTGCTGCGGCCCACGCTCGACGCGCTGGCGCACCTGGTGGAGGCCTACGGCGTGACCCTCGTCCTGAGCACCGCCACGCAGCCCGCCCTGGCGGAGCGCCCCGGCTTCCCGGGCCTCCCGAACGTCCGCGAGATCCTGCCCGACCCGGCCTCGGTGTTCGACCGGCTGCGGCGCGTCCGGTACGAGATCGACGTGCAGACGCCGTGGCCGTGGCCCCGGGTGGCGGCAACGCTCTTCGAGGAAGCGCAGGCGATGGTGGTGCTGAACACCATCCGGGATGCGATGGCGCTGCTGGACGAAGCGGACGGGCGGGACGTGCTCCACCTCTCGACCCTGCTCTGCGGGGCGCACCGGCGCGTGGTGCTCGCGGACGTGCGGCAGCGCCTGGCCCGGCGCGAGCCTGTGCACCTCATCTCCACGCAGGTGGTCGAGGCGGGCGTGGACCTCGACTTCCCCCTCGTCCTCCGCGCCCTCGGCCCGCTCGACCGCATCATCCAGGCCGCCGGACGCTGCAACCGCGAGGGCCGGCTCGATGCCGGGCGCGTGGTGATCTTCGACCCCGAGCAGGGTGGGCTCCCCCTCGGCGCCTACAAGTCCGGCACCTCCGTCACCCGAACCCTCCTCGCCACCGACCCACCGCCGGACCTCGACGACCCGGAGCTCCCCCTGAGGTATTTCCGCCTGCTCTACGGGAATCTGCGCGAGGCGCTCGACGAGGAAAACATCCTGGACAAGTGGGCCGCCTTCAACTTCGAGCAGGTTGCCCGGGCCTACCGGCTCATCCCGGACGACACGGTGCCCGTCGTGGTGCCCTACGACCCGCCCGGGCGGCCCGGCGTGCGGCAGGCCGTGCTCGACCGCATCCGGCGGCAGGGGCAGGCCTTCCGGCCAGACTACCGGGCATTGCAACCGTTCCTCGTGAGCCTGCGCGCCCGCCTCCACGAACAGGCCGTCGCGCAGCGCCTGTGCGAGGAATGGGTGCCCGGCGTGTGGGTCTGGCACGGCGTCTACGACGACCTGCGCGGCCTGCAGATGGAATTTCCGCTCCTCGACGACCCCGTGATCTAA
- the cas8c gene encoding type I-C CRISPR-associated protein Cas8c/Csd1: protein MILERLRDLHARLAGELVPAYHKKQRVPWILALDEDGRFLNIERAETGKEDYVEIVAPTLKRTSGTRALLFVDKPSYVLGRPDADTEKARAQADERHTAYRRLAEACALSVHHPATDAFLRFLDEEIEAARAHPATAEMKPGDLIAPRVGETFLTDLPEVQAWWQNHEDERAAEDSTLTARCMLCGEEKPIVQVHPVDVRVGPDAAPLVSANKDAFESYGLSRSEIAPMCQRCARMYGEALAYLLKSPKHHLSLGGLHWIFWTREATDFDVMKLFTDPDEEQVRGLLRAPQSGTLPGTVRANDFYALAVTSNKRMVVRSWLTMTVDEVQHHLARYFEHQRILNHRGLSPPLKLENLAASLVPIKKGRPDWDKLPPQVVPLLLEHALTGRPLPLSLLHRAVQRARTDGEHAMTRPRAALIKLVLLSQPDLSEERMVHEALTPDQPSAAYQCGRLLAVLDDIQRNAISPKATLVDRFYGSASATPASVFGVLLRKAQAHLGKLRKEKPGLHHHFEQMLGEIMSHLDGFPRTLSLEEQGLFAIGFYQQKHRPRKTDGDEPAEATAEAAGD from the coding sequence ATGATCCTCGAACGACTTCGCGACCTGCACGCGCGCCTGGCCGGTGAACTGGTTCCGGCCTACCACAAAAAACAGCGTGTCCCGTGGATCCTTGCCCTCGACGAGGACGGCCGTTTTCTGAACATCGAACGGGCCGAGACGGGCAAGGAGGATTACGTGGAGATCGTCGCGCCCACCCTGAAGCGTACCTCCGGGACACGGGCGCTGCTCTTCGTGGACAAGCCGTCGTACGTCCTCGGGCGGCCCGATGCCGACACGGAGAAGGCACGGGCGCAGGCGGACGAGCGCCACACGGCGTACCGCCGGCTCGCCGAGGCGTGCGCGCTGTCCGTACACCACCCGGCGACGGACGCCTTCCTCCGCTTCCTCGACGAGGAGATCGAGGCGGCACGGGCGCACCCGGCGACGGCGGAGATGAAACCCGGCGACCTCATCGCGCCCCGCGTCGGGGAGACGTTCCTGACAGACCTGCCGGAGGTGCAGGCCTGGTGGCAGAACCACGAGGACGAACGCGCCGCCGAGGACAGCACCCTCACCGCCCGGTGCATGCTGTGCGGCGAGGAGAAACCGATTGTCCAGGTGCATCCGGTGGATGTACGCGTGGGGCCGGACGCCGCCCCGCTCGTCTCGGCCAACAAGGATGCCTTCGAGTCGTACGGCCTGAGCCGGTCGGAGATCGCGCCGATGTGCCAGCGGTGCGCGCGGATGTACGGCGAGGCGCTCGCCTACCTGCTCAAGAGCCCGAAACATCACCTGTCCCTCGGCGGGCTGCACTGGATCTTCTGGACCCGTGAGGCAACCGACTTCGACGTGATGAAGCTCTTCACCGACCCGGACGAGGAGCAGGTCCGGGGGCTACTGCGCGCCCCGCAGTCCGGCACACTGCCGGGGACCGTCCGCGCGAACGACTTCTACGCGCTGGCCGTCACATCGAACAAGCGCATGGTGGTGCGTAGCTGGCTGACGATGACCGTGGACGAGGTACAGCACCACCTGGCCCGCTACTTCGAGCACCAGCGCATCCTCAACCACCGCGGGCTCTCGCCGCCGCTCAAGCTAGAAAACTTGGCCGCATCCCTGGTCCCAATCAAAAAGGGACGACCTGATTGGGATAAGCTGCCTCCGCAGGTCGTGCCGCTGCTCCTGGAGCACGCCCTCACCGGCCGGCCGCTCCCACTCTCGCTCCTGCACCGGGCCGTCCAGCGGGCCCGCACCGACGGCGAGCACGCCATGACACGCCCCCGCGCCGCCCTCATCAAACTCGTCCTGCTATCCCAACCTGACCTATCGGAGGAACGCATGGTACACGAAGCCCTCACCCCGGACCAACCGAGCGCCGCTTACCAGTGCGGTCGCCTGCTCGCCGTGCTGGACGACATCCAGCGCAACGCCATCAGCCCCAAAGCCACCCTCGTGGACCGCTTCTACGGCTCGGCCTCCGCCACGCCCGCCAGCGTCTTCGGCGTGCTCCTGCGCAAGGCTCAGGCCCACCTGGGCAAGCTCCGCAAGGAAAAGCCCGGCCTGCACCACCACTTCGAGCAGATGCTCGGCGAGATCATGAGCCACCTCGATGGCTTCCCGCGCACGCTCTCCCTCGAAGAACAGGGCCTCTTCGCCATCGGCTTCTACCAGCAGAAGCACCGCCCCCGCAAGACGGACGGCGATGAACCGGCCGAGGCGACCGCGGAGGCAGCCGGCGACTGA
- a CDS encoding type II toxin-antitoxin system VapC family toxin has protein sequence MGLIDDLIGRRVYLDANVFIYAVEGHEPFQGLLGRLFGEVAHQALLAFTSELTLAEVLVWPFREARVDLARHYRSVVQTHEGLTVVPITRSVLVEAARLRAATMLKLPDAIHVATALQADCEVFLTNDARLQGPPGLEVMRLADALP, from the coding sequence ATGGGATTGATCGACGATCTGATCGGTCGCCGTGTGTACCTCGATGCCAACGTGTTCATCTATGCCGTAGAAGGACACGAGCCGTTCCAGGGGTTGCTTGGTAGGCTGTTCGGTGAGGTCGCGCACCAGGCCCTTCTGGCCTTCACCAGTGAACTGACACTGGCTGAAGTGTTGGTATGGCCTTTTCGTGAAGCCAGGGTGGATCTTGCAAGGCACTACCGTTCGGTTGTTCAGACACACGAAGGCCTGACGGTTGTGCCGATCACGCGCTCGGTTCTCGTCGAAGCAGCCCGGCTTCGCGCCGCGACCATGCTCAAACTGCCCGATGCCATTCACGTGGCGACAGCCTTGCAGGCGGACTGCGAGGTGTTTCTCACCAACGACGCACGCCTACAGGGCCCCCCGGGCCTCGAGGTTATGCGGCTCGCTGACGCGCTGCCGTAG
- a CDS encoding cytidine deaminase translates to MKNIPSSVLEVLRRQARQAAARSHVPYSNRPAGAVLLLEDGRLVPGVRVESASFSLTIPALLNAFTTAVAARRHDVVAAVLSHASDAGEAAFMTATPAGTFTPAGPDAFVRPGTGPLPAPAGLLSPFLDVERPDDPGAGLRLAREVARRAHVPASNFPVGCVLETAEGLVPGVNVEHEDWARILCAERNALGTAVTYGLTKLHTLYLSCLRDPDGTPCGACRQLLTEQAPALVLWMDRGAAPPASSRPEALLPGFFSGGALRKPAL, encoded by the coding sequence ATGAAGAACATTCCGTCTTCGGTGCTGGAGGTGCTTCGCCGGCAGGCCCGGCAGGCGGCCGCCCGGTCGCACGTACCCTACTCGAACCGCCCGGCGGGCGCAGTACTCCTGCTCGAGGACGGCCGGCTCGTGCCGGGGGTGCGCGTCGAGAGCGCATCATTCTCCTTGACGATCCCCGCCCTGCTGAACGCCTTCACGACGGCCGTGGCCGCCCGACGGCACGACGTGGTGGCGGCCGTCCTCAGCCACGCCTCCGACGCCGGCGAGGCGGCCTTCATGACGGCGACCCCCGCCGGGACGTTCACCCCCGCCGGGCCGGACGCCTTCGTCCGGCCGGGCACCGGCCCGCTTCCCGCCCCCGCCGGCCTGCTCTCCCCCTTCCTCGACGTCGAGCGGCCCGATGATCCCGGCGCAGGCCTCCGCCTGGCCCGCGAGGTGGCCCGTCGCGCCCACGTCCCGGCCTCCAACTTCCCCGTCGGCTGCGTGCTCGAAACCGCCGAGGGGCTCGTACCGGGCGTCAACGTCGAGCACGAAGACTGGGCGCGGATCCTCTGCGCCGAACGCAACGCCCTCGGCACGGCCGTCACGTATGGCCTGACGAAGCTGCACACCCTCTACCTCTCCTGCCTCCGCGACCCGGACGGCACCCCCTGCGGCGCCTGTCGTCAACTCTTAACGGAACAGGCCCCCGCCCTCGTGCTTTGGATGGACCGCGGCGCCGCCCCTCCGGCTTCGTCCCGGCCCGAGGCGCTGTTGCCCGGTTTCTTCTCCGGGGGCGCCCTGCGCAAGCCTGCTCTCTGA
- the cas7c gene encoding type I-C CRISPR-associated protein Cas7/Csd2 → MNAHLDPQRRHDFAFLFDVTDGNPNGDPDAGNLPRVDPETMQGLVTDVCIKRKIRDFVDASRGTEERYKIYVERLGVLNNQHERAYQALDLESTGAKQDLATIDKARTWMCANFYDVRTFGAVMTTGVNCGQVRGPLQLTFARSVDPIVPMDLSITRVAVTRPEDAVQLVETDDGATARGKQTEMGRKAIVPYGLYLGFGFYNPMLAAQTGFDADDLALFWQALTMCWDLDRSASRGLTALRGLYVFSHENRLGNAPAHTLLDRIRPRKRDGVDVPRAFSDYEVLVDEDNLPAGVTLTRLVG, encoded by the coding sequence ATGAACGCACACCTCGACCCTCAGCGCCGCCACGACTTCGCTTTCCTCTTTGACGTGACCGACGGCAACCCCAACGGCGACCCGGACGCCGGCAACCTGCCCCGCGTGGACCCCGAAACCATGCAGGGCCTCGTCACCGATGTCTGCATCAAGCGCAAGATCCGCGACTTCGTGGACGCCTCGCGCGGCACGGAGGAACGATACAAGATTTACGTCGAACGCCTGGGCGTGCTCAACAACCAGCACGAAAGGGCCTACCAGGCGCTCGACCTGGAATCGACCGGGGCCAAGCAGGACCTCGCCACCATCGACAAGGCGCGCACGTGGATGTGCGCCAATTTCTACGACGTGCGCACGTTCGGCGCGGTGATGACCACCGGCGTCAACTGCGGGCAGGTGCGGGGGCCGCTCCAACTGACGTTCGCCCGCTCCGTGGACCCCATCGTCCCGATGGATCTCTCGATCACGCGCGTGGCCGTGACGCGCCCGGAAGACGCGGTGCAGCTCGTGGAGACGGACGACGGCGCCACAGCCCGCGGCAAGCAGACCGAGATGGGCCGCAAGGCCATCGTGCCCTACGGCCTGTACCTGGGCTTCGGCTTCTACAACCCGATGCTGGCCGCGCAGACCGGCTTCGATGCGGACGACCTGGCGCTCTTCTGGCAGGCGCTGACGATGTGCTGGGACCTGGACCGCTCCGCCTCGCGGGGCCTGACGGCGCTCCGGGGCCTGTACGTCTTCTCCCACGAAAACCGGCTCGGCAACGCCCCGGCGCACACGCTCCTCGACCGCATCCGCCCCCGGAAGCGGGATGGCGTGGACGTCCCGCGTGCCTTCAGCGATTACGAGGTACTCGTCGACGAGGACAACCTGCCGGCCGGCGTGACGCTGACGCGACTCGTGGGGTGA